From Zea mays cultivar B73 chromosome 3, Zm-B73-REFERENCE-NAM-5.0, whole genome shotgun sequence:
TCCCAGACCCAGCCTCATGTCGTCACACCAGGAGATCCACCACGGCTTAGAGCAACCTAGCAGCGGGAAACATAGACGTGGAGGTCAGACTTTGCAAGTTATAGGGAATAAACTCAATTATTGCTTGAACAATGCAGTTTAGATTAATTAAACCAATAGACCACTTGTTTTTTGTTCTGGTCACTAAGCAAGAAACAAAACTGAAACATATACTGGGAAGTCACTATATTATAAGCAAATATTGACATCTTAAGAAACATTCATTGTATATGCTCATGTGATAAATAGGTGGCAACATAAGACAAGATTATACTCCGGAATGAGTGCTCTGTATCCTCCACCATGTAGGGAAATGTGGATCGCATGATTCTTTATCTCATAGTCAACTCCCCACCACTCTTGCAAAACCATAATTCTAGGAGCATTTTCTTTGCCAACAGCATGTCTTTAAAAATCCTTGGTTTACTTTTCTTCAATAGTACTCTCAAGGTGTGGGTAATGCAATCCAGTAAAAACATCACTATGTGCCCATATTAAGTATTCAGTTTTATGGGTTCATACCTAAGCTTTCGAGTCTTTGATCTTGTACTTGTGAGGGATGAACCTTGCGAGCAATAACAGGTGCATGAGATTGCTTACATCCTTCAAAAAATAGGTGTCAAACAAAATATTCAATCATTTTACCAGCATACAAGTGTCATATGCTATTGAACGAACTTGTTTGTCTCCTAATGGGACAGAGTAAAATCTAGCACAATAGATATGATTAAAGAACCTATGGGGAAAATAAGCTAACAATATACTTTGTAAACTATCATAGCATAGTGCTAAACTAAAAGATGTGATTAACTGAAGCAGTTATTGAGGTACATGAGCATTATATGATTATTAGAAAGTGCTCAAGACTAATCCAGATTTTGGTTTGAGTTAAAGAACTATTGCTTTATATATCTataggtaggtgcccgtgcgttgcgacggcataCAAAATATTGAATAAAATGGTAATGCACAACTAAATTAGTTCAAAAAGATATATAATCCTCAAAGGATAGTATTTGTGGATGTCAGAGAGCGGGCGAACGCTCCTAGATAGCGAGGTGTGGAGAACGAGCGAGCGGGTGGGGGGCACGACACACAAAAACCACGACTAAAACTATTAAAAGTGGTGCATTGTAGTAGTAAAGATAGTAGATAAAATACCCCCACCCAGTTGTTAACATGTCGATCTAATAATTCAAAATACCACTTTTAAAGATGTGATAAATATATTAGTCCAGATTTCTAGATAACAAAACGATATTAAATTAGCCAAAGAGACTATATGGTTCTACACttctacataaaataaaataaagttctGGCACAAAAAAAACATTGTGTTCTCTTAAGCCTCCATCCGTCATTCATCACCAGCAACAACAGAGACGAATCATCACTGCTGTGTGTGGGTTCGCGGGGAGAGGGGAACATCTAGCCGGCCACGCACGTACCTTGAGGACATCCGACGGCCGGAACCCGCCGATCAAGAGGAAGAACCTCTCGGCGGGGGTCTTCCACAAGCCCGACATGTCGTAGAACACGTCCGCGTTGGCCGCCGCCGCCTTGATCCTGAACAGACGCTTGTAGTTGCTGAGCCCCGTCTCCACCAGCAGGCGGAGCTCCAGCTCCGACGTCTCCTGCCCCTGGAGCGCCGACGTTAGCTCCGCCGTGTGCCTCTTCTGCTCGTCCACCTAGTGGTTGTAGTCGATCTCGAACCCAGCGGCGCATGCACTTAAGCATCAATCATTATTCAAGATAAATACAGTTCTGTTGTCTGTAATAACAATCCAGCTGGTAAACATTCATACATATAGTTCGTAAGTAGTTAAAAATGTTATTTTTTTGTACATCACTGTGCAGTAACAAAATTGGATTTCTTACCTCCATGTAGGTCGCATTGGCAAAGCAATCACAAGTCACATCATACTATAGAAGAAGAAAGATCAATGTGCAGTGCaccatgcctacacaattggtcttTCAATTTAGTAACATTGCAAATTCCTATTTTATGAATGCATTGCCATTGACTAATGAGAAGTAGGTTATAAAAGAAGCATTATATCAGTATATGAAGCATACATCCTGAGTAGAAATAATGTGACCCTTAAATGTGGCAGAATTACGGGTTAAAACTACTTGATGTGTTACAATTAGTACCATAGCCAAAATATCAGCACCGCAGGTGAACACAATATCTATCTACCACGTCAGGATCCCCAAAGATCTATGAATAAACATGAAGCCAATATTAATGACTCAAGCAAAGTGATGCATTGTTTAAGCATCACCCAATATAGAGGAAAAACATATTTTTCTCTGAATTCATTTGGGAGTCATGAGCCCCATGATGATACAATTCCAATTAAAATAGTGCTACTATATCATTTCTCTCGATCGTGGTACCTACCAGCTCATTGCAGAGCTCCAGTGAAACTACTTAGGTACATGATAACTAAGGACTAAAGAACATATCGAAGAAATTAGAAGAGAACCCTCACATTTGCCTCAGCTGCATAGTTCACATTACCATTAATTGAATACACACCGCCAAGAAAAATAATCTGCCCTATATTCTTCGAGAACAAAGGGTCAAGCTCGACTGCCTAGGTAAACAGAGACCGGCAGCAAAAAATCAACTAAAAGAGGTCATACAAGCTAGATTTCAAGAGATGCACCTGATACGTGCAACCAATGTATGTACTGTAGTGGTTAACCAATGCGAAGGAGAGGAGAGCAAACCAGAGCAAGGTTGGTTAGTGGACTGAGGGCGACAATGGTAACTTGTCCAGGGTATAGATTTGGTTGCTCAACCAGGAAGGCAGCATCCGATTGATCTACAGGCTTGGTAGCTGATGGAGGGAAATCCTGGTTTCCCAGGCCGTTTGAACCGTGGACAAAGCTTGTGATCATCAACTTGGTGGCCTTCTGTGCTCCGTGTACAGAGAAAAGGAGAAATAAACAATAACTCAGATGACGCAGTAAACAAATGGCATTGTTGAAAGCTGCTGATCAGCACATAGTAAGTAGGATCCATCAACAAAATGTTAACACAAAACTTCTATTACAATGACTAATCATTAAAATTTAAGTGATACTGATGCTTACCTGTCTCCTTGAGGTTAATAGTTCAACACTAAGATTTGTAAAAAAATATCTTATTCAATTAAATTTTGGCAAACCTTTTGGGTATGCTAACTATATTTAGAGGTTAATAATATAGAAATTGTTGTTAATAGGAGTAGACATAGAGAGTTATAGCGTACCTGTTTTCACTGACACTCCAGACACAGGGTTCTATAGAAGACACAAAAAACATTTCTGGATCCGTTGCCATCTACAGCACAGCGCATTATATGAACTGGGCGTTGATAGATCCATCACCAATGCTAGAATGCAAAGGTGCTGAGGTTTGACGAACATAAAAAACCTATAATATGTCGTTCTGAAAAATCAATAAAATAATTTCTATTGAACCCTCCAAATAGCGCCAAAAGCTTTAGAAGCATTACACGACATTCCAAAACATAAGCATGTAATCCAGCATAAATATGAGTTGAAGTAGTATAATTCCCTGAACAGGACCAACCAGGAGCAAGACATCATAGTATAAAAGATTAGCAGGTTAGGATAAACAATTTCACTTTTTTATTGGTTCACTTACTTCTACTTTGTTAGCCCCACCCAGAGATGTCCATGCATTGCTACAGTTTAACAGTAGATCTTGTTTCCTTATATTTCCAAAGCCATTTGTTTCGAAATTCCTAGTATTCCTGCTTTTCTCAGTAAGTTTTACTGCTACATTCTTTTTTCACCAAACTGTTTCATAATTTTCTATAGGACCTATATCAAACGATTAGTGGGAGAAGCTATTTTTAAGTCAAAAACAGATGAGTTAATAAAGTCTATGTAGTCAGCGATATTGCAAACGAGTATGTCCAGCATTTTTTATACAATACAcaagagaaaaagaagaagaagcacttgacaaattaaaacaaGCAGTGTGCCAAAACAAACCTGAGAGTTGTAGTTATTGGCACAACGGGCGATCCAGGAGCAGATAGGCATGACGAGCTTCAGGAAGTGCTTCGGCAAATATGTAGATTGTCAAAGATCTATGGAAACATGACGGAATGAAATAGCGACACAATGAATTGAGTGAAATTATGCAAATAACTACTGACAGATGATCTCGATTCAAAATCCTAAGTGATGCTGCTGAATAGCAGTTGTAGCATAGTGCTTGTTCAACTGCTTCGATAACCTTACGACCTCAATTCCTTATCCATGTTGTCCATTTGCATGGCATAATGTGGAAAATCGGTATAAGAATTGCTTGTTGATAGCAGCAAAGTAGATATAGTTGTGTCAGTATTAGTGGCATCATGACACGCTAGGTGACATTAAAATTTCAGGTTATCAACCACTCACACTAAGTGCATTATCTTTGTAGGACGCTCTGAATGCTAAAAAATAAAATAGTTTCTATGTCATACTGATCAGTTGTAAAATAACTTGTGATTTATAGTCTCCACAGGATGTGTGGAATAGATGTGAGAGGTGGGAGAAAAGTGCCTGTCGCTGCCCCTTCTCCTCCTCGATGAGGTAGTCCCAGTAGTTGTTCTTGCTGCCGCCAGACGTGGCCGTAGTGGGGGAGAGCCCTCGCCCCCACACCGTCGATGCCCTCCAAGCAGCCTTCCCTGCACGCCATGGACgaagccgcctccgcctccgctgcCGCCGTGCGCCTCCGCGCCTCCACCCCGCGCTCCAAGAAACGCACCTCCTGCTCCAAGTCCCGCGGCCGCTCCCAGGATCGTCGCCGCTCcccgaaccctaaccctagctcCCGTCGCGAGCGCGCCGCGGACCACGGCTCCGCCGCGCCCTCGCGCAAGAGCGACCGCAAGCCGAACCGCTCCTTCCCGGATTCTGCCACGCTCGCCACGGCCATGGCCTCGGTCGCCGCCGCCTCGGCGCCGTCCAGAAGCTCTGGAGCGAGGTCAATGAGGTCGCGCTGCTCACGGGCGCTGACGCCTTCAAGGATCGCACTGGCATCGCGCCGCGCCTTCAAGGACCTCTGGGCATGGGCGGCGGCGGTTGGACGAGGGTCGAGCGGGGGAGGAGGGGGTTGCGATGGACGATTGGGCGATGGACGAGTGGTTGGCGGATTCAGCCTTGGGAGGGGGATGGTCGAGCGGGCGGTGGACCTCGAATCGAGCGGCGGGATTTGTGATGAACGATGGTGGAGGATGGACTGACGGTGTAGATTAGCGAACGACAGACTACTGTTactgtcttaataagtagtatagattatAATTTAGTTATTTTTTTACCAAATTTGAGCTGCAGGTCGTATTCATTTTTTGTGAAAAAGGAAAAATCAAAGTCATAATTAAAATATATTATATGCTAAATAATATTATagtaaaaattaataataattataGGTTTTAATAAGATGACCCAGTCAAAATTCGTGTTAAGAagtcaaacaaattataaatCGTTAAGAagtcaaataaattataaatcgaAACATAGCGAGTAAAAATTATGATGTAACGATAGATAAAGTCCGGAAAGTTTGGAACCCGTCATCCAAGTGAATTTGATTAAACGACACGAACTCGAGCTGACACATGAGGGCAAAAAGATAAGCGGGGTGGTCTTTCCGTTCTCCAGAAGCTAGTAGTACTTACTGGTGTATTTTCCCATTATATACCCACAGCATTTGGCACGAAAACACGGCCCGACCCGACCGTGTTGATCCATCTTCTCCAAACCCTTTTTTCTCCTCTTTTTGTGTTTGCTGTTGATTGAGTTTCTTTGGTCGCCATTTGTGATTTGATTCATGGTCTCTCCCTTTTCTCTTTTCGTGCACTTTCTTCCGTTGAACGCCATTTCGCTAGGCAGCAGATCTGCAGTTTGACTGAGTAAAAAGAGACGCTCTGTCCTGTATGGAAAAGTCAATGAGCATGCCAGCTCCTCCTGTCCCCTCCCACCTATAAAATCGCCCGCCCACCGCATCCCCTCCGCTGCACCAAAAACCCAAGCCTCCTCTGCCACACACACACCTCGCCAGCACCACAGCCATCGCCACAGTCACagtcagcgagagagagagagcatggACCTGCTGAACCCCGAGCAGATCTCCGAGTTCCGGGAGGCGTTCGCGTTCTTCGACAAGGACGGCGACGGGTGCATCACGGTGGAGGAGCTGGCGACGGTGATGGGGTCGCTGCAGGGGCAGCGGCCCAGCGCGGAGGAGCTGCGCGAGATGATCCGCGACGCCGACGCCGACGGCAACGGCGCCATCGACTTCGCCGAGTTCCTGGGCCTCATGGCACGCAAGACCGCGGGGGGCGGCGCCGGCGGCGGCGCCGACCCCGACGAGGAGCTGCGCGAGGCGTTCAAGGTGTTCGACAAGGACCAGAACGGGTACATCTCCGCCACCGAGCTCCGCCACGTCATGATCAACCTCGGCGAGAAGCTCACGGACGAGGAGGTGGAGCAGATGATCCGCGAGGCCGACCTCGACGGCGACGGCCAGGTCAACTACGACGAGTTCGTCAGGATGATGATGCTctccgacggcgccggcgccggcgccgcagCCACGGGCCACCACCAATGAACCCATCTCCACCTTTCATCAGCCTAGCGCTTCCCATCACGTCCCTTGCCGATGGAGTGGCGGATCACTCCATCCGTCTctgcttcccttttctttttcaccccctcaaaaaaaaaaaaagatcAGCGTCCGTCTCTCTAATGTAACGTACGTAATGTAATGTAACTGATCAAATATTCAACAAGAAATTTAATTACCGAATGGACGGATGAATTCGTGCCATCGTACGTACCTACGTGAACCATCTACATTCAAAAATCAAAACTGCAGCGCTGAAATTTATTTGGGATTTTGGTTTGACCCACCCACCGACACACAGGTGGTGCCAGTTGGAGGAgggctttattttattttgtgtcTACTCCCCCGGCGGCTCTCCTCAAGCAtgaccttctctctctctctttaccATACTGATCCTAATCTTTAACCAAAATTAAGCAGTCCTGATTTTGTTCTGTGAAACGAAGGAAAGTGTTATTTACGAAAGATAATCTTTAACGCCCCATTtggattgaattccattctaataataataatttaatTTAGGCAaagatcaattaagctaatatgaTTTTATATGAGAAATATTTGTATACTGTTATTAGTAATATgttggagatatttatgtgctacatttttattaTAGAGGAGTGAGCTAAAGAACAATTTATAAGTTGCAACATAAAAACATATTATGTTAATACATAAAATCATTTTTCCCATACTTCACCACCCATGAAGTTGAAATAGGCTTATTTCTGAGTTTTAGAGAGTGATGAAATGTTAAATTCCAAGCGAAGCTACTTTATTGAGTAAATTCTAATTCGACTCAAATAATAGATCCAAATGCCTGGTAACTAAAAATATATAATAATTTAAATACTTTTAATCTTTAGAAAGAAAACTGATTTTATTTTAGTGACAAATAGATCGATTTCTTTTCTTCATTCCACGGAGCAAGCAGCAATCTTGAGGACTTTGACGACAAATTGTTACCCCGACTAGAGAGGCAGACATAAAGGTAGCAATGGGTACATAACCCGTATACTCGTTGGGACATAATGACATGTATGGGTTAAATTTATTACCCATGGGTATATTAATAGGTACAATATTGTATCCATTGGATAGATGAGTACAACTATGGGTATATACTACTCATACCCATGTACTCATGGGATAATTTGTACCCGGctcaaccatatatatatatatatatatatatatatatatatatatatatatatatatatatatatatatatatatatatatatataatatgatCAACTTGCATGTTTCTACATTATttattattttcttcttttatctaCACACATTTGATGATTGATAATTTTAATACGCTATATATTTATTAGATTTATGTTATTTAATAGAGGTTTAGCGGGTATCTAATCGGGTGTGGGTTACCCGACGGGTTTCTTTACCCATGCGGGTATGGGTATTGGTACAATTTCATACCCGTGAGCGGGTACGAGGTTTTTGACGGGTATGATTTTATCACGTGTGTACGGGTATGTGTAAACATTATCCACCAagtatgtacccgttgccataGGCAGGTAGGCTGGGCACCTGTTCGGGCATCACCGCTGGCCACGATGAACGTGGTGCGTAAGGCCTTACAAGGAGCACGACATTGTTACTTAATACGAGGTGATGAGCCTATAACTCCTCACCGTTCGTCGTCGTCGTTGCAGCTATTCCCTAACCCTACTAGCCTATGAGCTTGGGGGCATCATGCTTTGGCGCACACGTGGTGCTCTCCCATAGCACGACGACGTGCGTGGACTAAGAGGAGCGGTGTGTGAGGACTAGGAGGAGACCGATGACCTTCAAGTTGGCGCACAAGGagcaaacttttccaagcaacgaTTTGCTTCAAATCAAATAGAAACTACCTAGATAGTATCGTTTGATTCAATTTATCTTCCTATTCAAGCCGGTAAAAACAATCTGACATAGTAACAATGATGCCCAGGCTTCGAATGCGGGCTGGCTCCGCCATTGTATACTAGAAGACAACACCACACAACCTACTAAGAGTACTAGCATTCTAGCAACACTAGAGAGCTACTAATAGAAACAATGAACATTTACACATCAACTACTTGAATTACAATGGACATTTACACATCAACTACTTATATTATAATGGTCATCAACTACTTCAATATATCCAACCACATCAACTACTTCAATCCATGCACATCAACTACTTCGATCGAGACTACAAACTAGTACTAAAGGTCTCTTGATTAATGGCTCACAACGTTATAGCTCATCTTACAAGTAGTTTTTTTACTCTAGGAAAATAATTGTATTAGAATATATATTCCTAATAACTAAACAAAAATAGATGGCCAAAGAATACCATTGTCATCTAACACTAAATTTCTACTTGTTTGAGTTATTTGGCCAAAGACTCACATGTATGCAGATGGAATAAACAATTAGAGAAAACATAGAAAATATATGAAAAAGAAATCAACTATTGGCATGTTCCCGACGATGGAGCCGTGGATGGCGATGGAGCACACAGAGGTGGGCGGTCGTCGGAGCTCAAGTGCTAGTGGCGGTGTGCGGAGGCTGGGTGCGGGGTGCGGTAGAGACGATGACTGCGTGGAGTGAGTGAGTAAAGAAGTGTGAGAGAGAGTCGGCTGGTTAGGGTTACATAAACctgttttgccgagtgcccgagatctAGCACCCGAATTTTTTTAAataacactttgccgagtgttccgaGGACGACACTCGtcattttttttataaaaaactgaacgtcacctagagggggtgaaacctgaaaattataaactttaaacacgaaCTTCACTCGGGTAAGGATTAGAAACAAGTAATAACAAAATCGGAGTGCataagagagttcttcttgctatgagttgctcaatcattgcagataactttgggagctaactcaaaatattgtgagcaagagaacttggagagaggggagaggaagaatcaaatcatAGGATAATGataaacacaaatgaacacaatgatttgtttcccgaggttcagtTCCGAAGAACTTACTTCCTGTTAAGGAGGCCATGGAGgccgagtctttttcaaccctttctctatctcaaatgatcacttagaccggttgagtgcttcttcttaatctcaaggatcactaaaaccccgcaaggaccaccacacacttagatgtctcttgctagctttacaagtcactagagaATTTAGAAGGAGGTGAAGAAAGCACAAttaaaaaccaagcaacaagagcaacaaatgaaatacgaatcacactctctcaagtcactaatcactaatgatcacttgtcttaattgtggcacttggagaggttggaagctttgaatgtgtattggaatggattgctagttcttgtattgaatgtgtatgagtAGAATGCTTGGGTGTgttgagtggaggtggttggggttgtatttatagccaccaaccacttcctagtcgttgccccTTTTCTACCAATCGCGGACGTCCGCGCTCCTGGTCCGAAAGGTCCGCCCCTGCCCCGTGtacatcaacgactgaaatctcaacggtcagcagtaacggctatatcaacggctatagtgcATTAAATACGTCGTCAGATGTTAGACAcaacagtcgcggacggtccggtcgtgcaaccAGGATGGCccacgaggacgctaaaaatgcattttactaAACCCGTCACCTTCGAGGTTTTATGGTTTTTCAACGACTGGACGGTccacgcctgaggccggacggtccgggcttGGTCCCGGTCGATGCTTGCTTCTCGTTCGGACAGTCTGTAGTGTTAACTCATGTTTTACATAGTTCCTGTCCAAGGCACACCTTAGTGTCATGGACGGTCCGCTAGAAGGGCCTGGACAATCCGCTAGaagggccgaacggtccgcgcacaggtgaatttccaaaaagcttctcctgtccggaataatctatggtattccagacagtcgacttagaattgatGAAGAttaacttatgcacctgagaaataacCAACTAGGCAAACTTGTTAGTCCATAAAATTTGTGATGGGTGTCAAACACCACTTCGTTGAAGGCTTTAGGAAGACACTCGATAAagtaattctttgccgagtgtcacagacggacactcgacaaagaaattaTCTGTCGAGTGTCTTCTCTTGACACTCAGCAAAGTTTATTTACTTTTTTACAAACTTTTTCTATTGTGTAAATACAGCCTATGGACCTATATGttcaattttggcacaattatgaaAGTGTTTACTATACCTATTACATTTAAtttatttaattgaatttcttcaaataattcaaatttgaactgcaagtcgctAAAAAAATGGAAAGCAATGAATGCCAAAATGATACTCATGTTATTGAGAACAAGTCACGACCTAATTTAGGAacaaagcacaaattttgaacacCATGTTCATGTAACATGACCACGAAGTTGAGATCTAGttgttaaaaattgtataaaacacaaaaagtcagaaaatcatgaaacttggtcGAGATGTTATGATACCATATGTAGAGGGTGTGATAAAAATTAGACATTGTTTCATGAAAGTTGTCATATCCGGGTATGAGCACGGGTACAAAGTTTTACCCACGGGTATGGTCACGGTTGGGTAGGAGTAACCCCGTGGGTATGGTCGTGGGCGGGTATTTACTCTACCCGACCTGAACCCGACCCATTGCCATTCATATCCCCATGTTGCATCATCTCTTCTTGTAGCTGAATCTGTAATATTTTGtcataatgttacgataatgcaaagagaagatatataataataaATGAACGACGAATAGGTAAGGAATAATATGGAGTTCATGTATTTGATGCTATGAGTTGTCTTGCCGAGATGGTATGATTGGACCTAGGCTCGTGCTCTTTGCTCACATATGAGATAAGTAGGAGTGGAAgacgtctttgccgagagccatttTATGCCGACCGTTTGGCTCTCGGCAAAAACGATCTTCACCGAGTGCTTTATTATGGTGATTATTTCATTTGATAAAGTAAGTTTTTGTTAAGTGTTCGATAAATTACATTCGTCAAAGAGTCGGATTCATACGTTAGTCGTGTTGGTGCAAGAGGCCGGGAATCTATCCACCGTCGTGCAGAAGTACTAACCCCAagtaggggtggatatcgagctggctcggctcgactcgactcgactcgagctggctcattaagataacgagctggctcgactcgactcgttaTGTTAACGAGCTAAAGATCcaactcggctcgactcgtttgccaactcgagctggctcgtttagctcgcgagccagctcgatAATACCATGTCTAGTGTCTACGAACGGATATAAAAACATGTAGCAAAAGAAAACAAGGAGATCTATTTAGAAAAAAGAATAGAGTTTGCAACTTAAGATTCCACACTCAACAAAGAACAGGATTAACTATAGTAGAGTACAAGATTAACTATTTTGGATCGGAGATTATTGTGATTTGACTAATTACTCTAACTCGTTTGGCTCGCGAATCagctcgcgagccagctcgagctggctcgttaacgtaacgagttgaaatacaagctcaactcgttacaaattataaacgagtcgagtcgagtcgagccactgtcgagtcgagtcgagcgaGTTAACGAGCTACAAGTTTTTGGTCAAGCCCTAACCCCAAGCAAAGCAACGTACGGTCGTACCCCGGTTGATGGATAGTTGACGGTTTGACACTCTAGGTGATGGGCTGGCAGCGGCAGGTCCTGGCACCGTGTCGCCGGCTCGCCGCGCACATGCTGGGTGGATGGGTGGCTGGGCTGGATGCGACTGCGACTGCGACTTGATGGACCGGCGGACCGTGTCTCCCCCTGTCCAgccggcccagcccagcccaggtgTGCATGCGGTCTGCATACGACACTGCACGGTCTCGTGGTCGCATTGCTCAGTCTGTAGTACGGTGTGGAAGTACGTGGCAGCTCGACGAtccactgcagccggcagcatgcACGCATTGACTTGTCAAAGTCAGCGAGATGTACGTCGGTCCGGTCCTCCTCGGCCCTGTACATACTACTAGTCTACTACTCGCAAACTGTACAATAATTTGGTCTCTAATACGCTCTTATTTTTCAAAGCTTGTTTTATGCTTTGTTGCCTACCTTTAAGGTGATATTTATTTTGCTATTGatatatactacttattaaggctgtaagggtaGTCTACCGTTCTGCCTTTGTGCAATCTCAACTGTCCGACTCGCATGTGTCAATCTACACCGTCCGACTGCTACGGGCTCAAACTCTGTAGCGCGTCCTCCACGGAACCGCCCACGCCGCCGCTCCCTTCCTCTCTATCACCGCATCTACCAGCGCACTCGTGCCTGCTCCCCCGAACCCGCCTCAGGACGCCCTCCGAGTCTCCGACCCTCCCGTATCGCCGCAACTTTGGCCCCCGTCCCATCCCCGACCACGTCCATCGACTCCATCGTCCACCGCCTCCACAACCTCGGCCTCgcctcctgatagtcgcctagaggggggtgaatagggcgaaactgaaatttacaaatataaacacaactacaagccgggttagcgttagaaattaaaacgagtccgcgagagagggcgtgaaaaacaaatcgcaagcaaataatgaagtgtgacacgcggatttgttttaccgaggttcggttcttgcaaacctactccccgttgaggaggccacaaaggctgggtctctttcaacccttccctctctcaaacggtccctcggaccgagtgagcttctcttctcaaatcacttgggaatcaaacttcc
This genomic window contains:
- the LOC100280399 gene encoding Calmodulin-like protein 5-like; this encodes MDLLNPEQISEFREAFAFFDKDGDGCITVEELATVMGSLQGQRPSAEELREMIRDADADGNGAIDFAEFLGLMARKTAGGGAGGGADPDEELREAFKVFDKDQNGYISATELRHVMINLGEKLTDEEVEQMIREADLDGDGQVNYDEFVRMMMLSDGAGAGAAATGHHQ